One genomic window of Streptomyces sp. NBC_01498 includes the following:
- a CDS encoding endonuclease/exonuclease/phosphatase family protein — MPSSVPRTAAVSAVVATALAAGLIAGTSSASAAEVRIHGIQGSGRISPLVGTPVVDVPGIVTGVRTYGSRGFWFQDPNPDKDAATSEGIFVFTSSVPTVAVGDSIKVSGTVTEYVPGGATSGNQSLTQISSPKITVVSSGNKLPAPVTINAKSVPAAYAPNGTAATGNSINGLKLKPKSYALDYYESLEGVNVRVGSSRVVGATDAFAELWVTVKPSENANRRGGTVYGSYESQNTGRIQIQQLAPTAEVPFPKADVGDTVSSGAEGPLDFNQYGGYTLTSRTALTVAGDGAKAEKTRAQRGNELAVATYNVENLDPSDPQEKFDALAAAVVGNLSSPDILALEEIQDDNGATDDGTVSAGATIAKFTAAIVAAGGPAYEARTVDPQNKTDGGEPGGNIRQVFLFNPERVSFTDRPGADATTGTQAVRTAGKAALTLSPGRIDPANTAWTDSRKPLAGEFTFRGEPVIVIANHFGSKGGDESIVSHHQPPNRVSEAQRHLQAKAVNTFVKDLLKIQSGARVLVVGDINDFEFSTTTQNLTAGGALYPAIKSLPAPERYSYVYQGNSQVLDQILTSPSIDDFEYDSVHINAEFADQNSDHDPQVLRFRP; from the coding sequence ATGCCTTCATCCGTACCGAGAACGGCCGCAGTCTCGGCCGTCGTCGCCACCGCTCTGGCCGCCGGTCTGATCGCCGGAACGTCGTCGGCGTCGGCCGCCGAAGTCAGGATCCACGGCATCCAGGGCAGTGGCCGGATATCGCCGCTCGTCGGCACCCCCGTGGTGGACGTGCCCGGCATCGTCACCGGTGTACGGACCTACGGCTCGCGGGGCTTCTGGTTCCAGGACCCGAACCCCGACAAGGACGCCGCGACGAGCGAGGGCATCTTCGTCTTCACCAGCTCCGTGCCGACGGTCGCCGTGGGCGACTCGATCAAGGTGTCGGGCACGGTCACCGAGTACGTCCCCGGCGGCGCCACCTCGGGCAACCAGTCCCTGACCCAGATCTCGTCGCCGAAGATCACGGTCGTCTCCTCCGGCAACAAGCTCCCGGCGCCGGTGACCATCAACGCGAAGTCGGTCCCGGCCGCCTACGCGCCGAACGGCACCGCCGCGACCGGCAACAGCATCAACGGCCTCAAGCTGAAGCCCAAGAGCTACGCGCTGGACTACTACGAGTCGCTGGAGGGCGTCAACGTCCGCGTCGGCTCCTCGCGCGTGGTCGGCGCCACCGACGCCTTCGCGGAGCTGTGGGTGACGGTCAAGCCCAGCGAGAACGCCAACCGCCGCGGCGGCACGGTCTACGGCTCCTACGAGTCCCAGAACACCGGCCGCATCCAGATCCAGCAGCTGGCCCCGACCGCCGAGGTGCCCTTCCCGAAGGCGGACGTCGGCGACACGGTCTCCAGCGGCGCCGAAGGCCCCCTGGACTTCAACCAGTACGGCGGCTACACGCTGACCTCCCGGACGGCGCTCACGGTCGCCGGCGACGGCGCCAAGGCCGAGAAGACCCGCGCGCAGCGCGGCAACGAGCTGGCCGTGGCGACGTACAACGTCGAGAACCTCGACCCGTCCGACCCGCAGGAGAAGTTCGACGCGCTGGCCGCGGCCGTCGTCGGGAACCTGTCGTCGCCCGACATCCTCGCCCTGGAGGAGATCCAGGACGACAACGGCGCCACGGACGACGGCACCGTCTCCGCCGGCGCGACGATCGCCAAGTTCACGGCGGCGATCGTGGCGGCCGGCGGGCCCGCGTACGAGGCGCGGACCGTCGACCCCCAGAACAAGACCGACGGCGGCGAGCCCGGCGGCAACATCCGCCAGGTCTTCCTCTTCAACCCCGAGCGGGTCTCCTTCACCGACCGTCCGGGCGCGGACGCCACGACGGGCACCCAGGCCGTCCGCACGGCCGGCAAGGCCGCGCTGACGCTGTCCCCGGGGCGTATCGACCCGGCGAACACCGCCTGGACGGACAGCCGCAAGCCGCTGGCCGGTGAGTTCACCTTCCGCGGCGAGCCGGTCATCGTGATCGCCAACCACTTCGGCTCCAAGGGCGGCGACGAGAGCATCGTCTCGCACCACCAGCCGCCGAACCGGGTCTCCGAGGCGCAGCGCCACCTCCAGGCGAAGGCCGTCAACACCTTCGTGAAGGACCTGCTCAAGATCCAGTCGGGCGCCCGGGTCCTGGTGGTCGGTGACATCAACGACTTCGAGTTCTCCACCACCACGCAGAACCTCACGGCGGGCGGCGCGCTGTACCCGGCGATCAAGTCCCTTCCGGCGCCGGAGCGTTACTCGTACGTCTACCAGGGCAACAGCCAGGTTCTCGACCAGATCCTGACCAGCCCGTCGATCGACGACTTCGAGTACGACAGCGTGCACATCAACGCCGAGTTCGCGGACCAGAACAGCGACCACGACCCG